The sequence below is a genomic window from Chloroflexota bacterium.
GGGTAGGGAATATCTATGCCTTCCACATCGAAGGCCTTCTTCAGCCTCAGGCGTAACTCTCCCATGACATCCCACTGACGCATAGGCTTGGTCTCTCCCATTATCTTGATGTCGATTCCCGAGTCTCCCAGGTTATCCACCCGGAGAGCACGGGGTGGTGTCAAGATCGCCCCCATCCAATCAGGATCCTCAGCCAGTTCCTTCCCCACCCTGTTGATCACTTCCATGGCCCGTTTTAAGTCCGTATCGTAGGACACGCTGATATTCATATTTACTCTGGACCACTCTTTGGTGTAGTTGCTGGCCACCCTGATCTCGCCATTGGGCACTGAGTGCACAACCCCGTCCATGTCTCTCAGCAATGTCCTTCTCAGATTGATATCTTCTACAAGACCCGACGTATCGGCGATCTTAACCACATCGCCCTTTCGGTACTGGTTCTCCATGATGATGAACAGCCCAGCAATGAGGTCTTTCACCAGACTCTGCGCCCCAAAGCCAATAGCAATGCCAATTACACCTACGCCAGCGATGATGGGTGATATGTTAAGACCTATTTCGCTGAGCATCATAAAGAGGACAACCGCAATAATAACAGCTTGAAGTGAAGCCACCAGCACACCGGACAGAGTGTCCGCTCTCTTGTTGACCTCTTCGTCACTCTGATCACTTCGTGATCTGGTGACTGCTTCCCTGATGACCTTGGGAATCGCCGCCGTTGCTAGAAGGACCAGCGCAAGGCCACCACCTCCCAGGAGCGCAATCTGAGGGCCGGGGTGCCTCAGCCAGTTTTTCACAGGCGGCAGCACTTTGGTCTCAAGGCTTTCGATATCGAGCATATCCAGAACCAGAACCAGCCCTAAGAAAATGGCGATCAACGGAACTATCCACTTTAGTGCGCCCATTATCATGTCATCCAGGGGACTGGCGGTCTTTTCGGCCACTTCGACAATGTACCACTCTATGAACACCCGCGTTATGACTACACCAGTGTAGATACCCATGACCACGAACAGAATAGGTACAATATCATCAAGGTGTCCTTCCCAGGATGCCGGCACAGCAGCAACCTCCACTGCCGTGTAAATGCCCAGGAAGAAGCACCACAGCATAGAGGCTATACGGGTCGAGTGGATTAAAACGTCATCCCACTTCGTCTCTGTTTTCGCTGCCCACTTATGAAGCCTCCAGTAGATAGTCCTCCTCAGTAGAAGGGTGAGCACCATGACAGCTACGCCTATCCCGATGGGCACCACCCAACGCAGGATTTCGTTTTTATTGCTGATGTCGTCCAGAAAACCCATCTATCTAAGACTCCTTATTGACAGAGAATTTTTGCGAAGGAAAGCCAGGATTTGCTTTCTGACAACTTTCGAATCGGGTACCTAGAGGGGAATACGCGGGGCAGAGTAGTATATTTACCACAGAAACTCTTGACTACCGTCTGACGACCCTAAAACTGACCAATGGCAAAGCAGATTGCATCAGCCACCAGGTTTTCACAAAATGT
It includes:
- a CDS encoding mechanosensitive ion channel family protein is translated as MGFLDDISNKNEILRWVVPIGIGVAVMVLTLLLRRTIYWRLHKWAAKTETKWDDVLIHSTRIASMLWCFFLGIYTAVEVAAVPASWEGHLDDIVPILFVVMGIYTGVVITRVFIEWYIVEVAEKTASPLDDMIMGALKWIVPLIAIFLGLVLVLDMLDIESLETKVLPPVKNWLRHPGPQIALLGGGGLALVLLATAAIPKVIREAVTRSRSDQSDEEVNKRADTLSGVLVASLQAVIIAVVLFMMLSEIGLNISPIIAGVGVIGIAIGFGAQSLVKDLIAGLFIIMENQYRKGDVVKIADTSGLVEDINLRRTLLRDMDGVVHSVPNGEIRVASNYTKEWSRVNMNISVSYDTDLKRAMEVINRVGKELAEDPDWMGAILTPPRALRVDNLGDSGIDIKIMGETKPMRQWDVMGELRLRLKKAFDVEGIDIPYPHTKVYFGNAPVPFRPQGEP